In a single window of the Sorangium aterium genome:
- a CDS encoding sensor histidine kinase, protein MESAAARRPSELGSSGQVSLSTLLGIATFLLTGAAIAVAAALMVAATTMQQATGILGDAIESVRLVHSLQIDLLLDAHQINRDAGAASGGPSSTFHEWESELRKGLAEAHHYVSSQEESDVLIDAEQRVDEYLVGRRAADAGGPPPSSDARAPAIDSLAFDEAFKALDRLVEINLHQARASKALIERLGGRATAAGVAAVIFFMAGASLVLISARRLVYGPIVAIQEAIGRYGAGDRAARAPLVGPRELGDIARAFNSTAESLERQREAQFAFLGGVAHDLRNPLSALRLSVGFLNDGGPPSEPRVQRTMALVGRQVDRLERMVGDLLDASQIEACKLELRVEDRDLRELVQEAVELYRPVSPEHPIELSLPEAPVLVRCDATRVLQVLNNLLSNALKYSPAGGQVDVTVHGGAGRAEIAVRDRGVGIDAADLAHLFEPFRRLKASAGAIPGTGLGLAVAKRIVEAHGGRLLVESELGAGSVFRVELPRAS, encoded by the coding sequence ATGGAATCAGCAGCGGCGCGGCGCCCGTCAGAGCTCGGCTCCTCAGGGCAGGTAAGCCTGAGCACGCTCCTCGGGATCGCGACATTTCTCCTCACGGGCGCGGCGATCGCCGTGGCCGCCGCGCTCATGGTCGCCGCGACGACCATGCAGCAGGCCACCGGGATCCTCGGTGACGCGATCGAGAGCGTCCGCCTGGTGCACAGCCTGCAGATCGACCTCCTCCTCGATGCACATCAGATCAACCGCGACGCCGGGGCCGCCAGCGGTGGGCCGAGCTCCACCTTCCACGAGTGGGAGAGCGAGCTAAGGAAGGGCCTTGCGGAGGCTCACCATTACGTGAGCAGCCAGGAAGAGAGCGACGTGCTCATCGACGCGGAGCAGCGCGTCGATGAATACCTCGTCGGGCGTCGAGCCGCCGATGCCGGCGGCCCACCCCCCTCGTCGGACGCGCGGGCGCCGGCCATCGATTCGCTCGCCTTCGACGAGGCGTTCAAGGCCCTCGACCGCCTTGTCGAGATCAACCTCCATCAGGCCCGTGCGTCCAAGGCGCTCATCGAGCGTCTGGGCGGGCGCGCGACCGCCGCCGGCGTCGCGGCCGTCATCTTCTTCATGGCCGGCGCGTCCTTGGTCCTCATCAGCGCGCGGCGGCTCGTCTACGGCCCCATCGTCGCGATCCAGGAGGCGATCGGCCGCTACGGCGCGGGGGACCGCGCCGCGCGCGCGCCGCTCGTCGGGCCGCGCGAGCTCGGGGACATTGCGCGGGCCTTCAACAGCACGGCGGAGTCGCTGGAGCGCCAGCGCGAGGCGCAGTTCGCGTTCCTCGGCGGCGTGGCGCACGACCTCAGGAACCCGCTCTCGGCGCTCCGGCTGTCGGTCGGCTTCCTCAACGACGGAGGCCCGCCGTCGGAGCCGCGCGTGCAGCGGACCATGGCGCTCGTCGGACGGCAGGTCGATCGCCTCGAGCGCATGGTCGGGGACCTCCTCGACGCGTCACAGATCGAGGCGTGCAAGCTCGAGCTCCGGGTCGAGGACCGCGATCTGCGCGAGCTCGTGCAGGAGGCGGTCGAGCTCTACCGCCCGGTCTCGCCGGAGCATCCGATCGAGCTCTCGCTCCCCGAAGCGCCGGTGCTCGTCCGCTGCGATGCGACGCGGGTCCTGCAGGTGCTCAACAACCTCCTGTCGAACGCGCTCAAGTACTCTCCCGCCGGAGGCCAGGTCGACGTGACGGTCCACGGCGGCGCGGGCCGCGCGGAGATCGCGGTTCGCGATCGCGGGGTCGGGATCGATGCGGCGGATCTGGCGCACCTCTTCGAGCCGTTCCGGCGCCTCAAGGCGTCGGCGGGCGCGATCCCTGGGACGGGCCTCGGGCTCGCCGTGGCGAAGCGCATCGTCGAGGCGCACGGCGGCCGCCTCCTCGTCGAGAGCGAGCTGGGCGCTGGCTCGGTGTTCCGGGTCGAGCTGCCGCGTGCGTCCTGA
- a CDS encoding fatty acid desaturase, whose amino-acid sequence MRSVAWRDLCHLTPRQIASELLLPLPWLIGSLVACRAGWFIAAGVCWFFFFLTGLRVVHGAQHYSLGLPRWAQDTVLLVLSVLMAASMHAIQATHWQHHRACLDETDVEARPARLSWWRALVSGPMFILTLHVRGAMLARRRQRWWIAAEILLIAALLASAAFGPWVLRVHVMAMLAGECATGFFAVWTVHRGCDGAGHVARTQRGRWKPVLAYSMFYHREHHWFPQVPTPHLRELARRLDAVAPVAAEHEVY is encoded by the coding sequence GTGCGCTCCGTCGCGTGGCGCGACCTCTGTCATCTCACGCCGCGCCAGATCGCGAGCGAGCTCCTCCTGCCGCTGCCCTGGCTGATTGGCTCGCTCGTCGCTTGTCGTGCGGGATGGTTCATCGCCGCCGGTGTCTGCTGGTTCTTCTTCTTTCTCACGGGGCTGCGGGTCGTCCATGGCGCGCAGCACTACAGCCTGGGCCTGCCGCGCTGGGCCCAGGACACGGTGCTCCTCGTGCTGAGCGTCCTGATGGCGGCCAGCATGCACGCGATCCAGGCGACCCACTGGCAGCATCACCGGGCTTGCCTCGACGAGACCGATGTCGAAGCGCGGCCGGCTCGCCTCTCGTGGTGGCGAGCGCTCGTCTCCGGGCCGATGTTCATCCTGACCCTCCACGTGCGTGGCGCCATGCTCGCGCGCCGCCGGCAGCGATGGTGGATCGCGGCGGAGATCCTCCTGATCGCCGCCCTGCTGGCCTCCGCGGCGTTCGGGCCCTGGGTCCTGCGGGTTCACGTCATGGCGATGCTGGCCGGCGAGTGCGCGACCGGCTTCTTCGCGGTATGGACCGTGCATCGCGGCTGCGACGGCGCCGGGCACGTCGCGCGCACGCAGCGCGGGAGATGGAAGCCAGTGCTCGCGTACAGCATGTTCTATCATCGAGAGCATCACTGGTTCCCACAGGTGCCCACCCCCCACCTGCGCGAGCTGGCGAGACGCCTCGATGCTGTCGCGCCCGTCGCTGCCGAGCACGAGGTGTACTGA
- a CDS encoding MBL fold metallo-hydrolase, with the protein MIRPQPVGPGVRGVEAFPARTPTLPPATHTNSYALGGGEVLLVEPATPYEDERREWLAWARGFASQGRSIAAIAVTHHHADHVGGARFFAAELGLPVWGHAEAAPRLPGVPLARHLADGEVVRLGGPEPMALRVLHTPGHAPDHLCFLDEAQGALVCGDMVAGEGTILIDPREGDMTEYLAQLERLAGLGARVVLPAHGGPIDAPEALFRRYIAHRLGRERLVLAALEAASAAGAGGTSIEALLPVAYADTAPLVWPLARLSLEAHLIKLEREGRAVRREDRWRRAAGKDA; encoded by the coding sequence GTGATCCGCCCGCAGCCCGTCGGGCCCGGCGTGCGCGGCGTGGAGGCCTTCCCCGCGCGCACGCCGACCCTGCCGCCCGCGACCCACACGAACAGCTACGCGCTCGGCGGCGGCGAGGTGCTGCTCGTCGAGCCGGCCACGCCGTACGAGGACGAGCGCCGCGAGTGGCTCGCGTGGGCGCGCGGCTTCGCGTCCCAGGGGCGCTCGATCGCGGCGATCGCGGTGACCCACCACCACGCCGACCACGTCGGGGGCGCGCGCTTCTTCGCGGCCGAGCTGGGCCTGCCGGTCTGGGGGCACGCCGAGGCGGCCCCGCGCCTCCCGGGCGTCCCGCTCGCGCGCCACCTCGCGGACGGGGAGGTGGTGCGGCTCGGCGGGCCGGAGCCGATGGCGCTGCGGGTGCTCCACACGCCGGGGCACGCGCCCGACCACCTCTGCTTCCTCGACGAGGCGCAGGGCGCCCTGGTCTGCGGCGACATGGTGGCCGGCGAGGGGACCATCCTGATCGATCCCCGGGAGGGCGACATGACGGAGTACCTCGCGCAGCTCGAGCGGCTCGCGGGGCTCGGGGCGCGGGTCGTGCTGCCGGCGCACGGCGGGCCGATCGACGCGCCGGAGGCGCTGTTCCGGCGCTACATCGCGCACCGGCTGGGGAGGGAGCGGCTGGTGCTGGCGGCGCTCGAGGCGGCCAGCGCGGCCGGCGCGGGCGGCACGTCGATCGAGGCGCTCTTGCCGGTCGCCTATGCCGACACGGCGCCGCTCGTCTGGCCGCTCGCGCGGCTGAGCCTCGAGGCTCACCTGATCAAGCTGGAGCGCGAGGGGCGGGCGGTGCGCCGCGAGGACCGCTGGCGGCGCGCGGCGGGAAAGGACGCCTGA